A portion of the Blattabacterium clevelandi genome contains these proteins:
- the atpA gene encoding F0F1 ATP synthase subunit alpha has translation MYDLKYSEISSILKKQLSDFQYESKLSEYGIVVQIGDGIVRSFGLNSAFCGELVEFHTGIKGIVLNLEEDYVSIVLLNHSKDIKEGDRIKRTGKTCSIKVGKGMLGRVIDILGNPIDGKGEIVGPLFEMPLERKAPGVIYREPVKEPLQTGIKFIDSMIPIGRGQRELIIGDRQTGKTTIAIDTIINQKEFFETDKPVYCIYVAICQKGSTIARIAKILEEKGAMHYTVIIAAKASDPASIQVFAPFSGTAIGEYFRDTGHSSLVVYDDLSKQAVSYREISLLLRRSPGREAYPGDVFYLHSRLLERSAKIIQDQKMAKQMNDIPESIKKYVKGGGSLTALPIIETQSGDVSSYIPTNVISITDGQIFLDKNLFHSGVRPAINESISVSRVGGSAQIKSMRKISGTLKIDQAQFRELESFSQFGSELDPTTMNIIQKGKRNIEILKQSPHNPYNISDQIAIIYVGTKNFLKDIPIEKISSFEKEYLFYLNEKHKNLLDSLKNGFFDEISASILENVALELSEKYLSS, from the coding sequence ATGTACGATTTAAAATATTCTGAAATATCATCCATTCTTAAAAAACAATTATCTGATTTTCAATATGAATCAAAATTATCTGAATATGGAATTGTAGTTCAAATAGGTGATGGAATCGTTCGATCTTTTGGGCTAAATTCGGCATTTTGTGGAGAATTAGTAGAATTTCATACTGGAATAAAAGGAATTGTATTGAATTTAGAAGAAGACTATGTGAGCATAGTATTGCTGAACCATTCGAAAGATATAAAAGAGGGGGATAGGATTAAACGTACAGGGAAAACTTGTTCTATAAAAGTTGGAAAAGGTATGTTAGGACGTGTAATAGACATATTAGGAAATCCTATCGATGGAAAAGGTGAGATAGTAGGACCACTATTTGAAATGCCATTAGAAAGAAAAGCACCAGGTGTTATTTATAGAGAACCTGTAAAAGAACCTCTTCAAACCGGTATAAAATTTATAGATAGTATGATACCTATAGGAAGAGGACAAAGAGAATTGATCATTGGAGATCGACAAACTGGAAAAACAACTATTGCTATTGATACAATTATTAATCAGAAAGAATTTTTTGAAACGGATAAACCCGTTTATTGTATTTATGTAGCTATATGCCAAAAAGGATCTACAATAGCTAGAATAGCAAAAATTCTAGAAGAAAAAGGGGCTATGCATTATACTGTTATAATAGCTGCTAAAGCTTCAGATCCTGCGTCAATACAAGTTTTTGCTCCTTTTTCTGGAACAGCTATTGGAGAATATTTTCGTGATACTGGCCATTCTTCTTTAGTAGTTTATGATGATTTATCCAAACAAGCTGTTTCTTATAGAGAAATATCTTTGTTATTACGACGTTCACCTGGTAGAGAAGCATATCCAGGAGATGTTTTTTATTTGCATTCTCGTTTATTAGAACGTTCTGCTAAAATTATACAAGATCAAAAAATGGCAAAACAGATGAATGATATTCCAGAATCCATTAAAAAATATGTAAAGGGAGGAGGATCTTTAACCGCACTTCCTATTATTGAAACTCAATCTGGAGATGTATCTTCTTATATTCCAACCAATGTTATTTCTATAACAGATGGACAGATTTTTTTAGACAAAAATCTATTTCATTCTGGAGTACGGCCTGCTATTAATGAAAGTATTTCCGTTTCACGAGTAGGAGGATCTGCTCAAATTAAATCTATGAGAAAAATATCTGGAACCCTCAAAATAGATCAAGCTCAATTTCGAGAATTAGAATCTTTTTCTCAGTTTGGATCTGAGTTAGATCCTACAACTATGAATATTATACAAAAAGGAAAAAGAAATATAGAAATATTAAAACAGTCCCCTCATAATCCATATAATATTTCAGATCAAATTGCTATTATTTATGTTGGAACTAAAAATTTTTTAAAAGATATTCCTATTGAAAAAATTTCATCTTTTGAAAAAGAGTATCTTTTTTATTTAAATGAAAAACATAAAAATTTATTGGATTCTTTAAAAAATGGTTTTTTTGATGAAATATCAGCATCTATATTAGAAAATGTTGCACTTGAATTAAGTGAAAAATATCTATCATCTTAA
- the atpH gene encoding ATP synthase F1 subunit delta has protein sequence MFSKRRIIKHYAMVLFESSMKNHNMDSIYQKIKKISFLLSNNVELNKFFHSSLLNSERKIQILEKIFYSFDIFIFHFIKILIIRHREYLIKRIFLEYQKIYKEKKGLLKCIITSFFPLSIDIQKMIIHKIISSEKSKNKKYHIINKIDKSLIGGFLFRIGYKEWDFSVKNQLLSIQNIFKNSI, from the coding sequence ATGTTTTCGAAAAGAAGAATAATTAAACATTATGCTATGGTACTTTTTGAAAGTTCTATGAAAAACCATAACATGGATTCTATTTATCAAAAAATCAAAAAAATATCTTTTCTATTATCTAATAATGTAGAGTTAAATAAGTTTTTTCATTCTTCTTTATTGAATTCAGAAAGAAAAATACAAATTTTAGAGAAAATTTTCTATTCTTTTGATATTTTTATTTTTCATTTTATAAAAATTTTAATTATACGTCATAGAGAATATCTTATAAAAAGAATTTTTTTAGAATATCAAAAAATATATAAAGAAAAAAAAGGATTATTAAAATGCATTATTACTTCTTTTTTTCCTTTAAGTATAGATATTCAAAAAATGATAATACATAAGATTATTTCTTCAGAAAAATCAAAAAATAAAAAATATCACATTATTAATAAAATTGATAAATCCCTTATTGGTGGATTTTTATTTCGAATAGGATATAAAGAATGGGATTTCAGTGTGAAGAACCAATTATTAAGTATTCAAAATATATTCAAAAATTCAATATAA
- the atpF gene encoding F0F1 ATP synthase subunit B, whose amino-acid sequence MDLITPSIGLIVWQTIIFVILILFLSKYAWKPIIKIIDQREKKIRISIEKANKIQKELDFVENKKNKILKETRIKRDMILKEAIQMKENIKYKAIEEGFLEKKKILKETKKIIQIEKKAAIQDLKNQIGNISIKIAEKILKKELDQNQKMEKQEKFIKEWLNKLN is encoded by the coding sequence CTCCTTCTATTGGATTAATTGTTTGGCAAACCATAATATTTGTGATATTGATATTGTTTCTTTCTAAATATGCTTGGAAACCAATAATAAAAATAATTGATCAAAGAGAAAAAAAAATTCGAATTTCCATAGAAAAAGCTAATAAAATTCAAAAAGAATTGGATTTTGTAGAAAATAAAAAAAATAAAATTTTGAAAGAAACTCGTATAAAAAGAGATATGATTTTAAAAGAGGCTATTCAAATGAAAGAAAATATTAAATATAAAGCAATAGAAGAAGGGTTTCTAGAGAAAAAAAAAATATTAAAAGAAACAAAAAAAATTATACAAATAGAAAAAAAAGCTGCTATTCAGGATTTGAAAAATCAAATAGGAAATATTTCCATAAAAATTGCTGAAAAAATATTAAAAAAAGAATTGGATCAAAATCAAAAAATGGAAAAACAAGAGAAATTTATAAAAGAATGGCTAAATAAATTAAACTAA